In the Bacillus sp. FJAT-42376 genome, CCAGCCGGGAAGGTTCCAGATCGTCTCATTTGAAATCATCTCTTTTATATAAACGGGCATCAGCAAATCAAGCTGCATAAAGGTCTGGGCACCGAGAACCCCTGCAAGGATATAAAGCATAAACGTTTTGTCGCGGAAAATAACCCCGTAATCCTTCACTTGGGAGCGAATCGCATGATACCATTTGAACTGTTCCGGCCTGTCGCTTTTTTCCAGAACAAGCGGAGCGGTTTCCCTTGTCCATTTAAACAGGATGAAAGCAAGCAGCATACATACCAGGCCTGAAACGACAAGCAGCTCCACCTTGTATTGAACATAAAAAATACTTCCGAGAATCGGTCCAAGAACAACGGCGATATTTAATGAAGTATAAAAAACGGCAAATACATCACTTCTGTCTTTTTCCGGCACCACATCCGCAATCATCGCCTGGCTCGCAGGCCAGTAAAGGGCGCCGAACACACCTGCAAGCGCAAAGCAGACAAACGCAATCGAAGGCATATCAACTGCCGGTGAAACGGCGATGCCGAAAACGATAAAGGAAATCCCCTGTCCGACAGAGGCAAGCACCATCATTTTCTTCCGCCCAAAACGATCGGCACTGTACCCGCCAAGCAAATTCGCAAAAACTGAAAAAACCTGTGCCGCTATTAAGAAAAGGCCAGCTGTCTCTTTGCCGAACTCATCTGAAAAATAAATCGCAAGAAAGGGGAAAAACATCCAGAACGTAATATTCATCAGCGCTTCCCCGAAAAGCCGTACTTTTAAATTCGCATCCCAATCTCTAATTCTCATCGCTGTACTACCCCAATTCCTGTAAAGTCACTTCTTCATCATAACTCGAAACGGCAGGAACCGGAACTGTTTAAGAGAAATATATCAGGAACGTTCATGTAGAACGGGAAAGGAGCAGAAGGATGAAAATCAACGGTCTTAACCACATGCTGTTTTCGGTATCCAGCCTGTCCCGTTCCATCTCCTTTTACGAGCAGGTCCTGGGCGCAAAACTGCTGGTAAAAGGAAAAACAACCGCCTATTTTGATCTCAGCGGAATCTGGCTCGCATTAAATGAAGAATCGGATATTCCAAGAAAGGAAATAAACAGCTCATACACACACATTGCTTTTTCAATAGAAGAAAAGGATCTTGGAATGTGGCTTGAGAAACTGGAACGACTGACTGTCCCTGTCCTCCCCGGGCGGGAACGGAACGAAAAAGACAAAAAATCGATCTATTTCACAGACCCTGACGGCCATAAATTTGAACTGCACACCGGCACCCTTCAGGACCGGCTGGAGTATTACAGGGCGGAAAAGGATCATATGGAGTTTTTTTAAGCTTCATTTTGGGATTTGGGGCATCGCGTCAGGCAGGGTTTAGGATGTGCGGCAGGAAGGTGAGCGGGCTGGAAAAGTTTGAGTTTTGGCAGGAAAAAGGCCTAATTCGGCAGGAAAATGAAGGCTGGCGGGAAAACGTTCGAGAACGGCCGGAAAAGGAACCGGACCGGCCGGAAAAGTCTGAGCTTTGGCCGGATAAAGGCCGGGTTCGGCGGGAAAATGGAGTTTGGCGGGAAAACGTTCAAGAACGGTAGGAAAAGGAACCGGGCCGGCCGGAAAAGATTGTGGTTCGGCAGGATATAGGCATGATTCGGCGGGAAAATGAAGGTAGGCGGGAAAACGTTCGAGAACGGCAGGAAAAGGAACCGGGCCGGCCGGAAAAGTCCGAGTTTTGGCAGGATAAAGTCCTGGTTCGGCGGGAAAATGGAGTTTGGCGGGAAAACGTTCGAGAACGGCAGGAAAAGGAACCGGACCGGCCGGAAAAGGAACCGTGCCGGCCGGAAAAGTCTGAGTTTTGGCCGGAAAAAGGCCGGGTTCGGCGGGAAAATGAAGGTTGGCGGGAAAACATTCGAGAACGGCAGGAAAAGGAACCGGGCCGGCCTGAAAAGTCTGAGTTTTGGCAGGATAAAGGCCTGGTTCGGCAGGAAAAGGAAGGTAGGCGGGAAAACGTTCGAGAACGGCAGGAAAAGGAACCGTGCCGGCCGGAAAGTCTGAATTTTGGCCGGAAAAAGGCCGGGTTCGGCAGGAAAATGGAGTTTGGCGGGAAAACGTTCGAGAACGGCAGGAAAAGGAACAGGGCCGGCCGGAAAAGTCTGAGTTTTGGCAGGAAAAAGGCCGGGTACGGCAGGAAAATGAAGGTTGGCGGGAAAACGTTCGAGAACGGCAGGAAAAGGAACCGGGCCGGCCGGAAAAGTCTGAATTTTGGCAGGAAAAAGGCCGGGTTCGGCGGGAAAATGGAGTCCTCCGGAATAGCAGAGTACGACAGGATATCAAGCTTCAAAAATAACAAGGCTTCCCCAAAGAGGCTCAACGCTAAAATCCCCTCACCGTAAAGCGGGAGGGGATAGAGTCATCAAATTTCCTGTTTGCTGCTGTATTTGACGAAGCTTGGGGTTACTCCATGCGGTACAAGCTTGCCGCGCTTCTTTATATCGTTCAGATTCATCTGCTGTTTTGCTACATAATCGGAATATCGCTTGTTCCAGAACTTCACGGACCATACCATGAAGAAGGCTGCAATGGCTGCGACTCCGGCCATGGCGGGCCAGAAATAAGGCGATACGATTGCCTGCTCGTACGCGAGTCCGATTGGTGAGAAAACGATGTAGGTCATGGCTACTAAAGCGATTAATAGAACGGAAGTGGACAAAGCATATTTCCATGGCACCATATCGACGGCCGCTCTGGATTTAAATTCGAATGGAGTCGACCTCGGTTTCATCCATCCAAAAGCCAGCATGATGGCAATTTCGACTGCAAATAGAATGGCGTAAATGTAGATGAAGTTGATTTCCCATTTAAATCCGAATAGCTGATCGGTTCCCCAGATAAGCATATAGTACGCGATCACATGGAAAATGATGATGAATTTGCATGCGATGGCCGGTACGTATTTGGTCAGTACACCAATCAGGACAATGGCGATAATCGGAACGTTAAAGAATCCGGTGAATTTCCTGATTAAATCCCAGAGTCCATTAGGAGCGTACATCAGCAAAGGGGCAATGAATAAGGTGACGAGTGCTAAAAATGTCCCGAACCATTGGCTGACCATGATGAGCCTTTTATCGCTTACCTTCGGATTGAATCGTGCTTTGTAGACGTCAAGTGCGAACATCGTGGCTGCACTGTTTAATAAAGAGTTAAAGGAACTGAATACCGCTCCAAGCAAGACGGCAAGGAAAATTCCTGACAGCCATGTCGGGAGCACTTCCGCAATCAATGTCGGGTAGGCAAGGTCAACTGATTTCAGTGAATCTCCGTACTGGTGGAAGACAATGACACCCGGGATCATCATGAATAAAGGAATCAGCAGCTTATAGAAACCGGAGATGATGACGCCTTTCTGGCCTTCAGCCAGGTTCTGAGCCCCGAGGGTCCGCTGGATGACATATTGATTGGATGCCCAGTAGAACAGATTGGCAATAATCATTCCCGTGAAAATTGTGCCAAATGGAACGGAATCCTGAGGACCGCCTATGGCATTCAGTTTTTCCGAATGGTTAGTCGTCAGTTCCTTAACTCCGTCAAGGAAATTTCCGCCGCCCAATGCGACAAATCCAAGAATCGGAACGAGTGCCCCGATTACGAGCAATCCGATTCCGTTTAACGTATCGGAGATGGCAACGGCCTTTAACCCGCCGAAGATGGCGTAGACGGCACCGATTATTCCAATCCCCCAAACAACGACCCAAATGGATTGTTCATAGCTGATTCCGAAAATAGAAGGAACATCAAATAGTTTAAGAACGGCGATGGCCCCGGAGTAAAGCATGGAGGGACTTGTAACGAATACATAGCCGAGCATGAAAAGAATGACCGTATATAGCCGAACGCCTTCATCAAAGCGTTTGCTCAAAAATTCAGGAAGGGTGGTGAAATTTCCGCCGAGGTATTTCGGCAAAAGGTAGAGAGCCATAATAATGATGGGAATCGCTGCGGTTACCTCCCAAGCCATGTTGGTAAGGTTCGTGCGGTAAGCTTGTCCATTCAAACCGACAAGCTGCTCAGCGGACAGGTTTGTAAGCAGAAGAGACCCGGCGATAAATGTACCGTTCAAACCCCGTCCCGCAAGAAAATATCCGTCTGAATCCCCTACGTCATTTTTGGATTTTTTATATGAAATCCAGGCGACGATGCCCATAAAAAGTGCACAAGTTAATAGTGTAAACCAGAGATTTCCCGCACTCATGTTGTTCTCCCCTTTAATAAAAATTCATCTTGCTGCTGTATGCGTACTGGTTAAATAACCAAATCAGAGGAAGTTTAAACGCTAAATATTTATATTGAAAACATAATTAGTTTAAAAGACTCACAGATTTATGCAGTGGTTTCTATCTGTACAAGGAAAAAGGAATTATTCTAATCTAAAAAACCGAACCCGGATGGATTCGGCGCTGGATTCTATTTTTCTTTTACGACAAGTGCTTTCGAAAGCTTTTGAAGAATACAGCCCTTCAGCTGCTCTCCGGATAAAATACCGAGAGTGAGAGCTGCATCAATTTTTTCTTTATCCGGTTTTTTCACCGTCCTGATGCAATCCTCCATGCGGAGCTCCTCGAGCCTGGCGACCAGCGTATCATCTGTATAAGCCTCAGTGGAACGGATTTGCCGCTGCACCACATAATCTCCAATTTGCGCCTTTCCCTTCTGGTTTTCGCCAAACCGGCCGTCAAAATAAGCATGCAGCTCTTCCTTCAGCTGCCCCAGTTCGGATTCAAGCTCTTTTATTTGCAGCGAAACAGCCCGGTAGCGAGCGACCTTATTTTCCATACTCATTAACTTGTCCCCCTCATGCCTTCTCTTACTAGATTCATATGGCAGTTGATCAGGAAATATGCTGAAAAGAAGAGCCGAAATAGTTCCTTCCTCACCGCCTCTATTGTAAATTTCCTGGTTCTGAGCTCCTTTTTTCCTTCACACAAAAATTGAAAAATCATCACAATCCCTTTATGATGAGTTAAAACGAAAGAGGTACGCTGTAGGAAAACGGTTAGGAGAGATTCTCTTGAAAAATTCCTTCCTCATTCTCTGCAGCGTCATACTCACAGGGCTCCTCCTGTCACATGCGGTAAAGGCATATGGAGAGCCGGTTACGGGAGGGGCAGAAAACAATATGCTGACAATTGCTCACCGAGGGGCATCAGGGTATGCACCTGAAAATACGAAGGCTTCCTTTGACAAAGCGCTTGAAATCGGAACAGATCTGATTGAATTTGATGTTCAGCGTACACGGGACGGCGAATTGGTCGTCATCCACGATACGAGTGTAAACCGGACAACGAATGGCAGCGGCGAGGTACGGGATTTACTTGCAGCCGACTTGAAAAAGCTTGATGCGGGAAGCTGGTTTTCCCCTGAATTTAAAGGGGAACGGATCATGACTTTTTCTGAGGTGCTTAAACGCTATAACGGGAAAGCAGGCATGCTGATCGAGTTGAAAAGCCCGTCGCTGTATCCCGGGATTGAACAGCAGGTAGCGGAGGAGTTAGCGAAATACCCGCTATCTGATAAAGTGGTCCAGTCTTTTGAGCAGGAGTCTATGAAAAAAATGCACCGGATTTTGCCTTATCTTCAGATTGGCGTGCTTATGAAATACCGTCCTCTCGGAATTCCGGTTAGGCAGCTGGAAGAGATGTCGGACTATGCTTCCTTTATTAATCCGAATAAAAAACTCGTTAATCGGGGTCTTGTGCAAAAAATCCATGCGCTTGGAATGAAAATCACTCCTTATACCGTGAGGGACAGAGCCTCTGCTGCTTCTCTGAAAAAGATGGAAGTGGATGGCATCATTTCGGATTATCCGGATTACATCAACGATATAAAGAGGGAGGAGTGAGGCGATGGATTTTATCACATTGGCCGCTGAGGATAAAATAAAAAAAGCGATCAAGGATGGCGAGCTGGACAACCTGGAGGGAATGGGCAAGCCGCTGAAGCTTGAAGACCTTTCGGGAATTCCGGAAAACCTCCGTATGGCTTACAAAATCATGAAAAATGCGGGAATGCTCACAGAAACGGACGTAAAAAAGGAATTAATGACAATCGATCATCTGATCAGCAGCGCTTCCAACGAGAAGGAAAAGCGGGAACTGACAGCGAAGCGGATGATCAAAGAACAGGAACTCGAGAAGCTCTTCAAAAAACGAAACGCGTTTTCCTCCCCCGCGTCAAGCTTTTATAAAGAAAAGGCAAAGCATGCGCTGTTGGGTAAGTAGGAAATCCTCTTTTTTTGGCTAGGTGCATCGTGCTGATTGGACAGGAACGGTCCCCTCAGACGCAAAGCGGAGAAGTGAGGATCAGGGAACGCCAGACAGCTAGTCAAAAGCCAAGTTTAACCTGCTGCTGAAGGCGTTCGCTCATTTTACAGTCCGGGTCTAATCAATAGAAAACCGCTGTGTGTCAGTAAGGTGAAAATTTTTTTCCGGGCCACTTATACATGCCCTCTCCCTTTGTCCTCTTCCGGAATAAGATACTACTATCTTACTAGAGAGGAGAGTGCGCAGTGGCAGGAGTAAAAACACTTATCAATACGACGGCAGCTACTCTTCAAATCACATTATACGGCCGCTTAGGCAGTAATCCTGTTAATCAGGGACCGGCAGTGAATGTAACACTGCTTCCAAACCAGACGCTGACCGTACAATACGGAAGTGATGCAAATCCGTTTTTGAATGGAATTGCGGTGTTCACCATTGCAAATAATGATCTGTACAGCAAAGTACAATTCGTTCTTGCAAATGATAGCGAATTGGACAGGGTGCTCAATACAAACAATGTGCTTGTGTTTTCAAAAGTACTGACAGACTATCTCGTTACAGGAGTAGTCAGCCCGTTTTTCCCTTCCTAAAGGAAGAAAGGCCAGGAAATGCTCTGGTCTTTTATTTTTGCTCATTTTTGCATGTTTCTCCCGATGTATAGACCGGGAAAGGAAGGGGGAAACATGCCATTATTTCAAAGCCATCAGGGTACATATAAACAAAAGAAAAATCTGTCGATGTTCCACGGGAAACATGTCGGAAAATGGAGGTAATGGAAATGTTTGTGCTAGGGGTTGATTTATCCGGGCCGTCTAATCATAAAGATACGGCAGCAGCTCTCTTTCACTTGGAGGGGAAAGACTTGAACCTCCTTTCGCTGAAATCAGGGCTCAGCGATTCGGACATTCTTGAAATCGTCTCCGGCACAGCAGGTGCCCCTCTTGCAGCCGGACTGGATGCTCCTCTTTCTTATAACGACGGCGGAGGGGACAGGCCGTCCGACAGCTGGTTCAGGAAAGAACTGTCCAGGCATGGCTTGCGCCCAAGCTCCATTATGCCTCCAACGTTAACGAGAATGGTGTATTTAACGGTAAGAGGGATCTCGCTTGCTTCGATGATGGAGAGGGTAAAGCCCGGAGTCTGGATTGCTGAAGTTCATCCGGGTGCAGCGCTGATGACACGGCTGTCAGAAAAGGAGAAAGAGCACGGGCTTCTGTATAAAAAGTCCGATGAATCAAGAAGCTATCTTATAGACTGGTTTCGAACGCAGCATATCCATGGCGTTACCGGCGCCTTGTCCACTCATGAAACCGACGCCGTCGCAGCCGCAATGGCTGTCCGGGACTGGATTCTCGCGCAGCCAAAAGCATTCTTTCCAAAAGAGCCTCCCCATCATCCGTATGACCTTTTGTGCTGATTTGTAATCAGTCATGAAATTTTGCCCCGGAAAACTTTTTTACACACCTCCCATATTCGTGTAACCCCCTAAAAAGGTTGCTGTAGACCCACACGAATTTGATCTGGTAGGATAAATCAGGATTAAAAAATGGAGGTCGGGTTATGAATGCACCAAAAATTGCTTTTCTTTCCGTACTAAGCAATTCATTTATTGTTATTTTAAAAGTTGTGGTAGGAATCCTTACCGGGTCTGTAGCGGTCCTATCTGAAGCGATTCACTCCTCGTTGGATCTTCTTGCCTCCCTTATCGCCTTTTTTTCCGTCAGGCTCTCAAACAGACCGGCTGACAAGGAACATCCGTATGGTCACGGCAAGGTTGAAAACATATCAGGGACCATTGAAACGCTGCTGATTTTCGTAGCGGGGATTTGGATCATTTATGAATGTGTGCATAAACTGCTCAATCCTGAACCGCTCCAGCTGCCTATGCTTGGCATCGGGGTCATGGTTCTCGGCGCCATCATCAATTTCATCGTTTCCCGGGTAGTCGGAAATGTAGCGAAAAAAACCAATTCGGTGGCGATGAAGTCAAACGCTCTTCATCTTTTAACGGACGTGTATACATCCCTTGGAGTTGCCTTCAGTCTGCTTTTAGTCAGCCTGACAGGATGGTATTTCCTCGATCCGATTATCGGGATCATTCTCGCGATTTACATTATGACAGAAGCGTATAAGCTGATGAAGGAATCGTTCCCTCCGCTGCTGGATGCCCGTCTTTCACCTGCTGACGAACAGCAGATTGTGGAAATTGTAGAGGCCTACAGCGACCGCTATATCGAGTTCCATAATTTCCGTACGCGCCAGGCAGGACCGGAAAACTATGTAGATTTCCATCTTGTTGTTCCATCTGCTATGGATATTGAAACGGCCCATAAGCTATGCGACCAAATTGAGGCCGATATCAACGAGCAGTTCGATAAAATCGAGGTTCTGATTCACTTGGAGCCTGAGCATGAACAGCTAAACAGTGAAGAAGAAATAAGCAGGAAATAATCCTGCTTATTTTTTTTGAGCGATTTTAGTTGAAAACGTGTACATACATGTTTATAATAACTGTATAACTTGTATATACATGTTGTTTGATGAAGAATGGAAGCGGATAGCATTTACCCGAAAGATCCATTCTTAAAATGAGCACAATTTGAATCACATAAATGAAAACGATTACGGGAGGGAAAGAGATGAGCAGCAACAAGCAATCAGCGAAAGAGATTGTAGAAGCAATCGGCGGAAAAGAAAATATAGCCGCTGCTACCCACTGTGTCACGCGGCTCCGCTTCGCTTTGAAGGACGAGAGTCTGGTAGATAAAGAAAAACTTGAGGGAATCGATGTCGTAAAAGGTTCTTTTTCCACGAACGGGCAATTCCAGGTTGTCATCGGGCAAGGAACCGTTAATAAAGTTTACAATGAAATGGCGGCTCAAACCGGAATCGGCGAAGCCTCTAAAGAAGACGTGAAATCGGCTTCCGAACAAAACCTGAATCCGCTGCAGCGGGCTGTTAAAATGCTTGCGGATATCTTTATTCCGATCCTTCCAGCTATCATTACGGCTGGTTTACTGCTGGGGATCAACAATCTGCTGACTGGAAAAGGCATCTTTTTCAAAGCCCCGCTGATTGAGGTATACCCGCAATGGGCCGATCTTGCAGGAATCATTAACCTGATTGCAAGCACCGCCTTCACCTTCCTGCCGGTGCTCATCGGCTGGTCGGCTGTCAAGCGGTTCGGAGGGACTCCGCTGCTTGGGATCGTTTTAGGGTTAATTCTTGTCAATCCTGAGCTGCTCAGCGCCTATGCCTACGGAACAGCAAAGGAAATTCCCGTCTGGAACCTCTTCGGACTTGAAATCGAGAAAATCGGCTATCAGGGCCAGGTGCTTCCAATTCTTGTTGCTTCCTACCTGCTTGCCGTTATTGAGAAATTCCTGACAAAACGGGTACCGGATGCGATTCAGATGCTGATCGTACCCCCTGTTACGCTTTTAATCACCGGGTTTGCGTCCTTCATTGCGATTGGACCGCTTACCTTTGCACTTGGAAACCTGCTGACAGACGGCGTTATCGCCCTGTTCGCAAACTTCGCTGCCATTGGCGGATTGCTTTACGGAGGATTGTACGCGGTGCTCGTTATTACCGGGATGCACCATACCTTCCTTGCGGTGGATCTGCAGCTTGCGGCTAAAGGCGGAACCTTCCTGTGGCCGATGCTTGCACTATCCAATATTGCCCAAGGATCTGCTGCCCTCGCGATGATGCTGACGGCAAAGGATGAAAAACAAAAGGGTCTTGCCGGAACAGCGGCCCTGTCTGCCTACCTTGGTGTGACAGAGCCTGCCATGTTCGGGGTGAACCTGCGATACCGCTATCCTTTCATCGCAGCAATCATTGCCTCCGCAATCGGCGGTCTCGTCATCAGCATCGGCGGAGTAAAGGCGTTCTCCATCGGCATTGGCGGAGTTCCTGCCTTCCTGTCTATTTCAAAGGAATACTGGCTGACTTTCGGAATCGGCGTACTGATCGTACTCATCGTCCCATTTGTCCTGACTTATATTATGGCGAAAACTAAGAAAGAAAAATAAAAAGGACGGGGACAAGCAATTGTCCCTTTCCCATTTTCAAAATCAAGCGAAAAAAACTATTAATGGTGGTGCATTCAAATGAAACATCCATGGTGGAAAAAAGCAACGGTCTATCAAATTTATCCGAAAAGCTTTAATGATACATCCGGAAACGGAACAGGCGATATTCAGGGCATAATCGAAAAACTCGACTACTTGAAGGAGCTTGGTGTGGATGTCGTTTGGCTGACCCCGATTTATTCGTCTCCGCAAAAGGATAATGGCTATGACATAAGCGATTACTATTCCATTCATCATGAATACGGCACGATGGAGGACTTCGACCGCCTCCTTGCTGAAGCGCACAAACGAGACTTGAAGATCATTATGGATATCGTCGTCAACCATACATCCACGGAGCATGAATGGTTTAAACAAGCTTCCGAATCCAAAGACAGTCCATACCGGGACTATTACATCTGGAAGGAGTCGAAAGAGGATGGCAGCGCGCCGACGAACTGGGTTTCCAAGTTCGGCGGTTCCGCATGGCAGCTCGATCCGAAAACAGGGGAAAACTATCTTCACCTTTTTGATGTGACACAAGCCGACCTTAACTGGGAGAATGAACAGCTCCGCAAAGAGGTTTACGACATGATGACCTTCTGGTTTGAAAAAGGAGTCGACGGCTTCCGGCTGGATGTCATCAACCTGATTTCAAAAAATCAGGACTTTCCTGATGATGACGGTTCCCTGGCACCCGGAGACGGAAGAAAATTTTATACAGACGGACCGCGCGTGCATGAATTTATGCAGGAGATGAACCGCGAAGTTTTCTCCAAATACGACGCGATGACGGTCGGTGAAATGTCTTCCACAACCATTGACCACTGCATCCGCTATTCAAACAAGGAAGGTACGGAGCTCAGCATGACCTTTAACTTCCACCACTTGAAAGTGGATTACCCGAACGGAGAAAAATGGGCACTGGCCGACTTTGATTTTCTAAAGCTGAAAGACATCCTCTCTTCCTGGCAGGTCAAAATGAACGAAGGCGGCGGCTGGAACGCCCTGTTCTGGTGCAACCATGACCAGCCCCGGATTGTGTCCCGATACGGAAATGACGGAGAGTACTGGAAAGAGTCAGCGAAGATGCTGGCAACAGTGATCCATATGATGCAGGGGACGCCATACATCTACCAGGGCGAAGAATTTGGCATGACCAATCCGAAATTCAGCCACATCAGTCAGTACCGTGACGTAGAATCATTGAATATGTACAAGATCATGCAGCAGGAAGGAAAAAACGAGGAACAAATTCTCGAAATCCTGAAAAGCAAATCAAGGGACAATTCACGGACACCGGTCCAATGGAATGCGGATCCGCAAGCAGGATTTACATCCGGCATCCCTTGGATTCCGGTTGCGGCCAACTATCCGCAAATCAATGCGGCAGCGGCAGTCGGGGAGAAAGATTCGATTTTCTACCATTATCAAAAACTAACCCGTCTCCGCAAAGAAGTAGACGTCATTACCGATGGAGACTACGAGCTGATTTTAGAAGATCATCCTGAAATTTTTGCCTATTTCCGCAATGGGGAAGGCGAAAAACTGCTTTCTGTAAACAATTTCTACGGCAAAGAAACAGAGTTCAAGCTGCCGTCTGACTATACTGTTGAAGGCTATCAATCCAAAATTCTCATCAGCAATTATGAAGACAGCCCGGCTGATTTTGAAAAAATTTCATTGCGGCCTTATGAATCCATCGTTTATCATCTAACCAAACAGTAAATACAGAAAATGGTGAAGAGGATGGCAAAAACAAAGTATCAAGTAGTCTATCAGGAACTTCTGGCAACCATTCAAGAAGGCAGGCTCAATCCGGGGGACGTACTCCCATCCGAAAATGTGCTGTCCGAAAAATATGAAGCATCGCGGGAAACCATCCGCAAAGCTCTTAATGTACTGGCCCAAAACGGACACATCCAGAAAATCAAAGGAAAAGGCTCGGTGGTCCTCGATACCCAGCGGATGAGCTTTCCGGTATCCGGACTGGTCAGCTTCAAGGAACTCTCCAAAACGTTCGGAGGAGAGGCGGTCACAGCCGTTCACCAATTCGCTCTCATCCAGGCAGACGAACGGATTGCCAAACACCTGACGTGCGGAGAAGGAACAGAAGTCTGGAAAATCGTCCGCTCCAGAGAGATTAGAGGGGAAAAAATTATTCTGGATAAAGACTACCTGGACAAGCGTGCCGTCCCGTTTCTCTCAAAAGAAATCTGTGAAAACAGCATCTACGAATACCTGGAAGGGGAGCTTGGCCTGAAAATCGGCTACGCCGAAAAAGAAATCACCGTCGAGGAATGCACAAACGAAGACCGCGCCTACCTCGACCTCCACGACTTCACCCACGTCGTCGTCGTGAAAAACTACGTCTATTTAGAAGATACCACCCTCTTCCAATACACAGAATCCCGGCATCGGCTCGATAAATTCCGATTCGTGGACTTTGCAAGGCGCGGCCAGATGTAAAAACCGGCACCAAAAGGATTCATATGACCTTTTGGTGCTGGTTTTTTTTATTGAAGGGTTAGTTTTGCGGGGGTGTTGTTTTGTTCCTGGTTTGGTTCTCGGGCTAAATGTTGCGGGGTCTGTCCCGGCATGCTTCACCGCATCGGGGGACAGAGGAAGCGGGCTGCGGGCCTTTATGTGTCAAGGACTTCCGTGCTCAGTGCCGGAGCTTTAGTA is a window encoding:
- the treC gene encoding alpha,alpha-phosphotrehalase — its product is MKHPWWKKATVYQIYPKSFNDTSGNGTGDIQGIIEKLDYLKELGVDVVWLTPIYSSPQKDNGYDISDYYSIHHEYGTMEDFDRLLAEAHKRDLKIIMDIVVNHTSTEHEWFKQASESKDSPYRDYYIWKESKEDGSAPTNWVSKFGGSAWQLDPKTGENYLHLFDVTQADLNWENEQLRKEVYDMMTFWFEKGVDGFRLDVINLISKNQDFPDDDGSLAPGDGRKFYTDGPRVHEFMQEMNREVFSKYDAMTVGEMSSTTIDHCIRYSNKEGTELSMTFNFHHLKVDYPNGEKWALADFDFLKLKDILSSWQVKMNEGGGWNALFWCNHDQPRIVSRYGNDGEYWKESAKMLATVIHMMQGTPYIYQGEEFGMTNPKFSHISQYRDVESLNMYKIMQQEGKNEEQILEILKSKSRDNSRTPVQWNADPQAGFTSGIPWIPVAANYPQINAAAAVGEKDSIFYHYQKLTRLRKEVDVITDGDYELILEDHPEIFAYFRNGEGEKLLSVNNFYGKETEFKLPSDYTVEGYQSKILISNYEDSPADFEKISLRPYESIVYHLTKQ
- the treR gene encoding trehalose operon repressor — encoded protein: MAKTKYQVVYQELLATIQEGRLNPGDVLPSENVLSEKYEASRETIRKALNVLAQNGHIQKIKGKGSVVLDTQRMSFPVSGLVSFKELSKTFGGEAVTAVHQFALIQADERIAKHLTCGEGTEVWKIVRSREIRGEKIILDKDYLDKRAVPFLSKEICENSIYEYLEGELGLKIGYAEKEITVEECTNEDRAYLDLHDFTHVVVVKNYVYLEDTTLFQYTESRHRLDKFRFVDFARRGQM
- the treP gene encoding PTS system trehalose-specific EIIBC component codes for the protein MSSNKQSAKEIVEAIGGKENIAAATHCVTRLRFALKDESLVDKEKLEGIDVVKGSFSTNGQFQVVIGQGTVNKVYNEMAAQTGIGEASKEDVKSASEQNLNPLQRAVKMLADIFIPILPAIITAGLLLGINNLLTGKGIFFKAPLIEVYPQWADLAGIINLIASTAFTFLPVLIGWSAVKRFGGTPLLGIVLGLILVNPELLSAYAYGTAKEIPVWNLFGLEIEKIGYQGQVLPILVASYLLAVIEKFLTKRVPDAIQMLIVPPVTLLITGFASFIAIGPLTFALGNLLTDGVIALFANFAAIGGLLYGGLYAVLVITGMHHTFLAVDLQLAAKGGTFLWPMLALSNIAQGSAALAMMLTAKDEKQKGLAGTAALSAYLGVTEPAMFGVNLRYRYPFIAAIIASAIGGLVISIGGVKAFSIGIGGVPAFLSISKEYWLTFGIGVLIVLIVPFVLTYIMAKTKKEK